The following coding sequences are from one Macaca nemestrina isolate mMacNem1 chromosome 1, mMacNem.hap1, whole genome shotgun sequence window:
- the LOC105483098 gene encoding phospholipase A2 group V isoform X3: MKGFLPLAWFLACSVPAVQGGLLDLKSMIEKVTGKNALTNYGFYGCYCGWGGRGTPKDGTDRCCWVHDHCYGRLEEKGCNIRTQSYKYRFAWGLVTCEPGPFCHVQLCACDRKLVYCLKRNLWSYNPQYQYFPNILCS, encoded by the exons ATGAAGGGCTTCCTCCCACTGGCTTGGTTCCTGGCTTGTA GTGTGCCTGCTGTGCAAGGAGGCTTGCTGGACCTAAAATCGATGATCGAGAAGGTGACAGGGAAGAATGCCCTGACAAACTATGGCTTCTACGGCTGTTACTGTGGCTGGGGCGGCCGAGGAACCCCCAAGGATGGCACTGATAG GTGCTGTTGGGTGCATGACCACTGCTATGGGCGGCTGGAGGAGAAGGGCTGCAACATTCGGACACAGTCCTACAAATACAGATTCGCATGGGGCCTGGTCACCTGCG AGCCTGGGCCCTTCTGCCATGTGCAGCTCTGTGCCTGTGACCGGAAGCTCGTCTACTGCCTCAAGAGAAACCTATGGAGCTACAACCCGCAGTACCAATACTTTCCCAACATCCTCTGCTCCTAG
- the LOC105483098 gene encoding phospholipase A2 group V isoform X1 produces MPPNLHLRILPILWSLLAILPTGTLEMKGFLPLAWFLACSVPAVQGGLLDLKSMIEKVTGKNALTNYGFYGCYCGWGGRGTPKDGTDRCCWVHDHCYGRLEEKGCNIRTQSYKYRFAWGLVTCEPGPFCHVQLCACDRKLVYCLKRNLWSYNPQYQYFPNILCS; encoded by the exons ATGCCACCAAATCTCCATTTAAGAATCCTGCCCATTCTCTGGTCCCTTTTAGCCATTTTGCCAACAGG aaccCTAGAGATGAAGGGCTTCCTCCCACTGGCTTGGTTCCTGGCTTGTA GTGTGCCTGCTGTGCAAGGAGGCTTGCTGGACCTAAAATCGATGATCGAGAAGGTGACAGGGAAGAATGCCCTGACAAACTATGGCTTCTACGGCTGTTACTGTGGCTGGGGCGGCCGAGGAACCCCCAAGGATGGCACTGATAG GTGCTGTTGGGTGCATGACCACTGCTATGGGCGGCTGGAGGAGAAGGGCTGCAACATTCGGACACAGTCCTACAAATACAGATTCGCATGGGGCCTGGTCACCTGCG AGCCTGGGCCCTTCTGCCATGTGCAGCTCTGTGCCTGTGACCGGAAGCTCGTCTACTGCCTCAAGAGAAACCTATGGAGCTACAACCCGCAGTACCAATACTTTCCCAACATCCTCTGCTCCTAG